Below is a window of Halobaculum lipolyticum DNA.
CCCGGACCCGCGCCGGGTCGTCGACGGCCGCGCCCGCCACCACGTCCGCGCCGGCGGCGAAGAGGGGGCCGGGCAACACCGAGGCGGTCGCCCCGACGACGACGACCGTCGCCGCGGGCGGCGCCGCCGCGAGCGCCTCGGCCAGCCCGCCGTAGACGAGCGTCGAGCCGGTGACGAACACGACGTCGGCGCCCGCCATCGCCGCGGCGGTCTCGTCGGGGCCGTACACCGCGACGGCGACGCCGGGCGGCGTCTCTATCCGCGCGGCGTCGACGGGGTCGCGTTCGACGACGCGGACGTCCACGGCGTCGAACTTCCGGAACGCCGGGCGGAACAGCCCGACCGTCGCTATCGTCCCCACGTCGGCGGAGAGCCGTTCCATCGGGTCGCCGTCGCGCCAGTCGACGAACGGCGCCGACAGCGCGTTCAGCGTCGCGACCCCGACCGCGCGGGCGACGGTCGGGTCGCCGTCGGCCGGCGCCTCGCCCAGCGCCCACGCGATCAGCGTCTCGACATCGACGCCGTCGGTTGCCGGGGCGGCGCCAGGCGGTCGGTGTGCCAGCCCCGCGCGGACGGCGGTCGGCGGCGCCGCCTCGCCCGCCTCCTCCGCGGCCTCCACGCCGGCGCCGCGGAGTTCGACGAGCACCGCGCGGTCGCCGACGGTGACGCGCTCGACCGCGACGCCGTCGAACGCGCCGCGCTCGCGGAGGCCGTCGACGACCGCCCGCAGGACCGCGTCGCTCACGACGGACCACCGCCGTCGGCCGTCCCCGCGGCGTCTCCGTCGGCGTCTCCGTCGGCGGCGAACCGTCGCGGGTCGTACCGGAAGCCGACCGACCCGTCGAGTCCGCGGCGTTCGATCTGGGCGGCGGCGGCCGCGAGGTCCTCGGGACCGGCGAAGCCGAACAGCGCGTCGACGTACGGCTCGCAGGCGGCCATCCCGCGCGAGCGCGGCTCGAACTCGGGCGACACGGCGAGGGGGTTGAGCCAGATCACGGCGCTCGCGCGGTCGGCGAGCCAGGTGATCCCCCGGTCGAGCAGGTCGGGGTCCCCCACGTCCAGCCCGTCGCTGACGACCACGACGACCGTCCGCCGGTCGACGGCGTCGGGGTGCTCGCGCCGCAGGGTGTCGAACGCCGCGCCGATCTCCGTGCCGCCGCCCCACCGGATCTCCGCGGCGCGCAGGGCGGCCGCGGGGTCGCCGTCGGCGCGCGCGAACGCGTCGGTCGCGTCCGCCAACTCGGTGTCGAACAGGAACACGCGGGCGTCCCGCGCGGTCGACGACAGCGTCTCCGCGACCGACAACAGGGCGTTGCGGTCGGCCGTGTCGAGCACGGAGCCGCTCACGTCGACGAGCAGACAGCACCGCAACTCGCTGGGCGTCGGCGCCGCCGTCGGCACCGTCATCGGGACGCCGCCGGTCGCGAGGCTCGACCGGAGCGCCCGCCGGGCGTCGACGCGCGCGCCGGCCGGCGAGGGCGCCGCCGCCGGCCCGGCAGCGTGGCGAGCGCGTCCACGAACCGCTCGACCGCGGTCCGGTCGGCCGTCGTCGGCGCGACGGCCGCCTCGACGGTCTCCCCGCCGGCGATCGCGCTGGCACGGCGGGCGTCGTGCTCGCCGTCCTCGGCCGCCCGCTCGCCGGTCGCCTGCCGCCGCCCCGTCGGGATCCGGATCTCGGGGCGCCCGCCGTCGGCGTCGTCGCCGTCGAACGCGGGCGGGTCGGCCCCCGCCAGCGTCTCGTCGTCGGCCGACGCCGCCCCGTCGCTCGCCGGGGCGACGGCGTCCGGGGTCGTCGGGTCGTCGCCGCCGGCGCCGTCGTCGACGTCGCGCTCGGGACCGCCGTCGGCCGTGGCGATGGCCGACAGGCCCGAGCGCAGTCGGTGCCAGAAGGAGGGGAACGCCTCCTCGAAGGCGTCGGCGCCGCTCGCGTCGGACAACAGCGACGCCCGCAGCGCCGCCTCCGCGCGGTCGCGGTCCGACAGTCCGACGACCGCCAGCGCCCGCGCGGCCGCGAGCGTCCCGCTCGGGGGGACGTCGACGCCGTCGCGTCGGAGCACGGCCGCGAACCGCACCACCTCGATCAGGACGTGTCGCCGCGCCTCCCGGAAGTCGGGGACGCCGTCGCCGCCACCGCCGGCGGCGAGGGGGTTCGCGCCCGCGCCGTTCCCGGCCCGCCCGGGGTCGTGCCCGTTCCGCTCGGTCATCTCACTCCGCCGGCCGCTCGGGGGCGACCTCGTCGGCGTCCGCGTCGGCCGCGGCCGCCCGCAGCGCCTCCAGCAGGTCGGTGTCGACGCGGTCGACGTCCTCGACCTCCTTCAGCAGGCAGCCGATGGTGCGTTCGATCTCGGCGGGCGTCAGCGGGTCCCCGGTCCCGTCCGCCCCCTCGCGGAGGTGCGCGACCGCACGCGCCCAGTCGAGCGTCTCGGCGACGCCCGGGCGCTTGAGGAACGCCTCTTCGCGCAGGCGGGCGACGACCGCACACACTTCGGCGGCGACGGCGGCGTCCAACTCCGGCACCTTCCGGCGAACGATCTCGTACTCCGTCCGGAACGACGGCGGCTGCACGTTGAGGTACAGACACCGGCGCTTCAGCGCGTCGCTCAGCCCCCGCGTCCGGTTCGAGGTGAGGATCACGACCGGCGAGCGGTCGGCCGAGACGGTGCCCAACTCCGGGATCGACACCTGGAAGTCCGACAGCAGTTCCAGGAGGAACGCCTCGAACTCCTCGTCGGCACGGTCGATCTCGTCGATGAGCAGCACCGGCGGCGTCTCGCCCTCGGTGCGCAGCGCGCGCAACAGCGGGCGTTCGAGGAGGTACTCCTCGGCGAACACCGACCCGTCCCGGGCGCCCGTCGACGCCTCGGCGCCCGCGGCGTCGCCGCCGGCGTCCGCGGCACCGGGACCGACCCGGCCCTCGTCGGCTTGCACCGCCAGCAGCTGCTTCGTGTAGTTCCACTCGTAGAGGGCGTTCTCGGCGGTCAGCCCCTCGTAACACTGTAGGCGGATGAGGTCGGTGTCGAACGCCGACGCGAGCACCTTCCCCAACTCGGTCTTGCCGCTGCCGGGCGGTCCCTCGATCAGCAGCGGGCGTTCGAGCCGCAGCGCGAGGTGGACCGTCGTCACCGTCCGGTCGTCGGCGACGTAGTCGGCCGCCGCGAACCGCTCCCGGAGGTCGGCGTCGGTGACGCTGCCGAACGGGTCGTCTGCGTCGCGGGTCATGTCGGGGCGGCGTCCTCCGTGTCGAGGTACGCCGCCGGCTCCGCGCGGAACGACTCCGCACAGCCCCCGCAACAGAAGTAGTACGTCTCCCCGTCGTGGGCGACGCTGTGGGCCGTCTCGCTCGGGTCGACGGTCATGCCGCACACCGGGTCGATGGCCTCCGCTGGCGCGTCGGCGCGGGCGTCCTCCGCGTCGGCGGTCGTGTCGCCGGTGTCCGCGTCCGCGTCCGCGTCGTCGTCGGCTTCGACCGCCGACTCGTCGCCGGCCACCGCGTCCGGCGCCGCGCGCGGCGTGTCGCCGCGGCCGCGACGGTGATCGACCACGTCCGCGAGGATGCTCACCGCGATCTCGGCGGGCGTGTACGCCGCCACGTCGACGCCGGCGGGGTTCGTCACCGCGGCGGCGACGTCGTCGGGGTCGCGGTCGATCAGCGCCGCCGCGGTGTCGACCACCTCGCCGGCGCGCTTCGCGCTCGCGACCAGCCCGACGTACCGGGCGTCCGCGAGCACGCCGGCGGCGACGCCGCTGGCGTCGAACGACCCCATCGTCGCCACGACGACGAGCGGCGCGTGGCCCACGGCGCCGGCGACCGCCTCGGGGTCGGTGTCCGTCAGGAGGCGGACGCCGTCCGGGAGGTCGGCGGGGTCGCCGACGGGGTCGACGACGACCACGTCGACGGCGAGTTCGCCCGCGAGGCGCGCCAGCGAGCGCGCGACGGGCGAGCCGCCGCAGATCACGAGTTCGGGCCGGGGGTTCACCGGCTCGACGAACAGTTCGAGCACGCCCTCGCTGTGGCACGTCATCGGGAACGCCGCCAGCCCCGGGCGTGCGACCGTCTCGGGGTCGGGCGCGATGCCGATCAGTCGGGGCTGGCCGTCCTCGATGGCCGCCAGCGCCTCCGTGACCGCGGTCGTCTGCGCGCAGGCGGCGCCGCCGATCCACCCCCGGAGGTCGCCCTCGCGGGTGACGACCGCGCGGTCGCCGACGTTGGCCGACACCGGCGGCTCGCGTCGGACGACCGTCACCCGGGCGTACGGCTCGCCGGCCGCGGCCAACTCGCGTTCGACGCCGGTCACGTCGCCGTCGGCGTCGGCGGGGCGGTCGGCTGTCCTGCTCGGCTCCTCGTCGGTGTCGCGTGTCATGGGTTCGGGATCTGGACGGGTCGTCTCGTGTCGGGTCGATTCGATTCGGCGTCCTCGCACGCGCTAGGCGTCGAGAACGGATGTCGGTTCGGGTCGGTCCCGGACGGTCTCGGGCGGCCGGCCCGGCACGCCCGCCGCCGTCGGGGCGCGCCGCGTCGGCGCGCTCGGATCAGTCGTCGGCCGGTTCGCCCTCGTCGCCGGCGTCGTCGGCGAACTCGAAGGTGACGTTGTCCGCCGGGTCGAGTTCGAGACCCACGTCGGCCAGCGCGGCCCAGACGCGGTCGGGCGTCATCGGCATCTCGACGTGCGTGACGTCGGCGTGGGCCATCGCGTCGACGACGGCGTTGACGATCGCCGGCGGCGAGCCGACGGTCGGCGACTCGCCGACGCCCTTCGCCCCGATCGGGTGGTGGGGAGACGGCGTCACCGTGTACCCCGTCTCGAAGTTCGGGATCTCCTTGGCCGTCGGGAGCAGGTAGTTCATGAAGTCGCCGCCCGTGCAGTTGCCGTTCTCGTCGTAGGTGACGTGCTCCATCATCGCCGTCCCGATGCCCTGCGCCAGTCCGCCGTGGATCTGGCCCTCGATGACCATCGGGTTGATGCGGTTGCCGCAGTCGTCGACGGCGACGAACTTCTCGAAGTCGACCTCGCCGGTCTCGCGGTCCACCTCGACGACGACGATGTACGAGCCGAACGGGTACGTCATCTCCGGCGGGTCGTAGTAGTCGACGGCCTCGAGGCCGGGCTCCTCGCCCGCCGGGTGGTTCATGTAGGCGCCGGCGGCGATCTCGGTGATCGTGATCGAGCGGTCGGGCGCGCCGGCGACGTGGAAGTGGCCGGACTCGCGGTCCCACTCGATGTCCTCCTCGGCGGCCTCCAACTCGTTGGCCGCGATCGACTTCGCCTTGTCGCGCACCTTGCGCGCGGCGACGGCCGTGGCGGCGCCCGCGACGGGCGTCGACCGGGAGCCGTACGTCCCCAGTCCGTAGGGGTCGGTGTCGGTGTCGCCGTGTTCGACGCTGATGTTCTCGACGTCCATGCCGAGTTCCTCGGCGACGATCTGGGCGAACGTCGTCTCGTGCCCCTGTCCCTGCGTCTGGACGCCGACCCGGAGGACGGCGTTGCCGGTCGGGTTCACCCGGATGTCCGCCGAGTCGAACATCTCGATCCCGGCGATGTCACAGGTCTTGCCCGGCCCGGCGCCGACGACCTCCGTGAACGAGGAGATGCCGATGCCGAT
It encodes the following:
- a CDS encoding VWA domain-containing protein, translating into MAPTALGPVGHRHGRRRSRARRRRRRRRRRPDDPGRRRPGERRGGVGRRRDAGGGRPARVRRRRRRRRAPRDPDPDGAAAGDRRAGGRGRRARRPPCQRDRRRGDRRGGRRADDGRPDRGRAVRGRARHAAGPAAAPSPAGARVDARRALRSSLATGGVPMTVPTAAPTPSELRCCLLVDVSGSVLDTADRNALLSVAETLSSTARDARVFLFDTELADATDAFARADGDPAAALRAAEIRWGGGTEIGAAFDTLRREHPDAVDRRTVVVVVSDGLDVGDPDLLDRGITWLADRASAVIWLNPLAVSPEFEPRSRGMAACEPYVDALFGFAGPEDLAAAAAQIERRGLDGSVGFRYDPRRFAADGDADGDAAGTADGGGPS
- a CDS encoding Rossmann-like domain-containing protein, whose protein sequence is MSDAVLRAVVDGLRERGAFDGVAVERVTVGDRAVLVELRGAGVEAAEEAGEAAPPTAVRAGLAHRPPGAAPATDGVDVETLIAWALGEAPADGDPTVARAVGVATLNALSAPFVDWRDGDPMERLSADVGTIATVGLFRPAFRKFDAVDVRVVERDPVDAARIETPPGVAVAVYGPDETAAAMAGADVVFVTGSTLVYGGLAEALAAAPPAATVVVVGATASVLPGPLFAAGADVVAGAAVDDPARVRAAVAAGACGTDLHDDGVRKGFVAGAPTADIDLASDEHRANAADHDGPAVADTTDTPEP
- a CDS encoding AAA family ATPase; its protein translation is MTRDADDPFGSVTDADLRERFAAADYVADDRTVTTVHLALRLERPLLIEGPPGSGKTELGKVLASAFDTDLIRLQCYEGLTAENALYEWNYTKQLLAVQADEGRVGPGAADAGGDAAGAEASTGARDGSVFAEEYLLERPLLRALRTEGETPPVLLIDEIDRADEEFEAFLLELLSDFQVSIPELGTVSADRSPVVILTSNRTRGLSDALKRRCLYLNVQPPSFRTEYEIVRRKVPELDAAVAAEVCAVVARLREEAFLKRPGVAETLDWARAVAHLREGADGTGDPLTPAEIERTIGCLLKEVEDVDRVDTDLLEALRAAAADADADEVAPERPAE
- a CDS encoding XdhC family protein, translated to MTRDTDEEPSRTADRPADADGDVTGVERELAAAGEPYARVTVVRREPPVSANVGDRAVVTREGDLRGWIGGAACAQTTAVTEALAAIEDGQPRLIGIAPDPETVARPGLAAFPMTCHSEGVLELFVEPVNPRPELVICGGSPVARSLARLAGELAVDVVVVDPVGDPADLPDGVRLLTDTDPEAVAGAVGHAPLVVVATMGSFDASGVAAGVLADARYVGLVASAKRAGEVVDTAAALIDRDPDDVAAAVTNPAGVDVAAYTPAEIAVSILADVVDHRRGRGDTPRAAPDAVAGDESAVEADDDADADADTGDTTADAEDARADAPAEAIDPVCGMTVDPSETAHSVAHDGETYYFCCGGCAESFRAEPAAYLDTEDAAPT